Proteins from a genomic interval of Hoplias malabaricus isolate fHopMal1 chromosome 13, fHopMal1.hap1, whole genome shotgun sequence:
- the LOC136665312 gene encoding guanine nucleotide-binding protein G(I)/G(S)/G(O) subunit gamma-7-like produces MEAGKVYSSNTVLQARKAVEQLRLEAGLERIKISAAAAQLVQYCQENRRRDPLLTGIAASSNPFKDKKTCVLL; encoded by the exons ATGGAGGCTGGGAAAGTATACAGCAGTAACACTGTGCTCCAGGCCAGGAAAGCAGTGGAGCAGCTGAGACTGGAGGCCGGACTGGAGAGGATCAAG ATTTCAGCTGCAGCTGCTCAGTTGGTTCAGTATTGTCAGGAAAACCGTAGAAGAGACCCTCTACTCACTGGCATTGCTGCCTCATCCAACCCTTTCAAAGACAAGAAAACCTGTGTCCTGCTGTGA
- the fbxw9 gene encoding F-box/WD repeat-containing protein 9 isoform X1, which yields MSEPQVALEEEEKERGRNTFVEESPSLSNNAEPMFNHLGLNLEPPLNAPETSPSPSGLLSLPWEMVARIASHLPAQCIINVLPQVCRALGEVGEDTSAWQLRAHHLTGPKNSFPVGPRDNFDWPKACLEMEQLIEQWTGQEEWAARELSEREREAEREQEMEEGGADREGAEAAGAVNGAAVEARRKQDAARSDEMGPNEAQALQKGVEDHHPGRRREGEERDSNAAADCLFAGNSQNHHDQRQDNGNLDEMMDEGLDEGEGTAPLPALEHITLPSGHIADVNSVLLVGGNGSVCASGSRDRNVNLWDLRRGPRGALLRTLGGRGLFSTHRGWVWCLAASGSLLASGSFDSTVRLWDLEAGGAERGLIRGKAAVLCLSCQGDTLLAGSHDQKVSIYDTRAAEPLVKSHRLHGDAVLCLASDEQYILSGSKDNTVAVFDRRAGRLLQKVQLKSYLLSMSYSGREVWAGDNHGLVHTFSMSEGSFKSIAQFNVGHKSLVTGVHHSLGTLYTCSSDRTIKVHLPCAPPKSLCTLHHQIGVNGLSVEAGVLAIASGDMNVEVWRPRQ from the exons ATGTCGGAGCCACAGGTCGccctggaggaagaggagaaggagagaggaagaAATACCTTTGTAGAGGAGTCCCCCAGTCTGAGTAACAATGCTGAACCCATGTTCAACCACCTGGG ATTAAACTTGGAGCCACCTCTTAACGCTCCCGAGACGAGCCCCTCTCCTTCAGGCTTGCTGTCCCTGCCGTGGGAGATGGTTGCCCGGATTGCCTCACACTTGCCAGCGCAGTGTATCATAAATGTTTTGCCACAG GTGTGCCGGGCCTTGGGTGAGGTGGGCGAGGACACCTCGGCCTGGCAGCTCCGGGCTCACCATTTAACGGGCCCCAAAAATTCCTTCCCTGTCGGGCCGAGGGACAATTTTGATTGGCCCAAGGCCTGCTTGGAAATGGAGCAGTTGATTGAACAGTGGACTGGGCAGGAGGAGTGGGCTGCTAGAGAGTTGTCAGAAAGGGAgcgagaagcagagagagagcaagagatggaGGAGGGTGGAGCTGATAGAGAAGGAGCAGAAGCAGCTGGAGCAGTGAATGGCGCTGCCGTTGAAGCTAGGAGAAAGCAAGATGCCGCTAGAAGTGATGAAATGGGTCCAAATGAGGCCCAAGCATTGCAAAAGGGTGTTGAGGATCATCATCCTGGGAGACGCAGAGAAGGGGAAGAAAGGGACAGCAATGCAGCAGCAGATTGCTTGTTTGCTGGGAATAGCCAAAACCATCATGACCAAAGGCAAGACAATGGCAACCTTGACGAAATGATGGATGAAG GTTTAGATGAAGGTGAAGGAACTGCCCCTCTCCCTGCTCTGGAGCACATTACTCTTCCCTCTGGTCATATTGCAGATGTAAATTCTGTTCTGCTGGTGGGCGGCAATGGCTCGGTGTGTGCTTCCGGCTCCAGAGACCGGAACGTGAACCTGTGGGACCTCAGGCGGGGTCCCAGGGGGGCTCTTCTGCGCACTCTGGGGGGCCGTGGTCTCTTCAGCACACACAGGGGCTGGGTGTGGTGCCTGGCAGCCAGTGGGTCTCTCCTAGCCTCAGGCTCCTTTGACAGTACAGTGCGATTATGGGACCTGGAGGCTGGCGGGGCAGAGAGGGGCCTGATCCGTGGAAAAGCTGCggttctctgtctctcctgtcAGGGGGACACGCTGCTGGCTGGATCCCATGACCAGAAAGTCAGTATTTATGACACTAGAG CTGCAGAGCCTCTTGTCAAGAGCCACCGTCTCCATGGTGACGCTGTACTCTGCCTGGCCTCTGATGAGCAGTACATTCTGTCTGGCAGCAAAGACAACACGGTGGCAGTGTTTGATCGCAGAGCTGGGAGACTGCTGCAGAAAGTACAG cTCAAGTCCTACTTGCTGTCCATGTCATACAGTGGGCGTGAGGTGTGGGCCGGGGATAACCATGGGCTTGTTCACACCTTTTCCATGAGTGAAGGGTCCTTTAAGTCTATAGCCCAGTTCAATGTTGGCCACAAGTCACTGGTGACCGGTGTCCATCACTCTCTTGGCACCCTCTACACATGCTCCTCTGATCGCACTATTAAG GTTCACCTTCCTTGTGCTCCCCCAAAATCTCTGTGTACACTTCACCATCAAATAGGAGTGAACGGG ttAAGTGTGGAGGCAGGAGTGTTGGCTATAGCCTCTGGTGATATGAATGTGGAGGTGTGGAGGCCCAGACAGTGA
- the fbxw9 gene encoding F-box/WD repeat-containing protein 9 isoform X2 yields the protein MSEPQVALEEEEKERGRNTFVEESPSLSNNAEPMFNHLGLNLEPPLNAPETSPSPSGLLSLPWEMVARIASHLPAQCIINVLPQVCRALGEVGEDTSAWQLRAHHLTGPKNSFPVGPRDNFDWPKACLEMEQLIEQWTGQEEWAARELSEREREAEREQEMEEGGADREGAEAAGAVNGAAVEARRKQDAARSDEMGPNEAQALQKGVEDHHPGRRREGEERDSNAAADCLFAGNSQNHHDQRQDNGNLDEMMDEGLDEGEGTAPLPALEHITLPSGHIADVNSVLLVGGNGSVCASGSRDRNVNLWDLRRGPRGALLRTLGGRGLFSTHRGWVWCLAASGSLLASGSFDSTVRLWDLEAGGAERGLIRGKAAVLCLSCQGDTLLAGSHDQKVSIYDTRAAEPLVKSHRLHGDAVLCLASDEQYILSGSKDNTVAVFDRRAGRLLQKVQLKSYLLSMSYSGREVWAGDNHGLVHTFSMSEGSFKSIAQFNVGHKSLVTGVHHSLGTLYTCSSDRTIKVHLQISLH from the exons ATGTCGGAGCCACAGGTCGccctggaggaagaggagaaggagagaggaagaAATACCTTTGTAGAGGAGTCCCCCAGTCTGAGTAACAATGCTGAACCCATGTTCAACCACCTGGG ATTAAACTTGGAGCCACCTCTTAACGCTCCCGAGACGAGCCCCTCTCCTTCAGGCTTGCTGTCCCTGCCGTGGGAGATGGTTGCCCGGATTGCCTCACACTTGCCAGCGCAGTGTATCATAAATGTTTTGCCACAG GTGTGCCGGGCCTTGGGTGAGGTGGGCGAGGACACCTCGGCCTGGCAGCTCCGGGCTCACCATTTAACGGGCCCCAAAAATTCCTTCCCTGTCGGGCCGAGGGACAATTTTGATTGGCCCAAGGCCTGCTTGGAAATGGAGCAGTTGATTGAACAGTGGACTGGGCAGGAGGAGTGGGCTGCTAGAGAGTTGTCAGAAAGGGAgcgagaagcagagagagagcaagagatggaGGAGGGTGGAGCTGATAGAGAAGGAGCAGAAGCAGCTGGAGCAGTGAATGGCGCTGCCGTTGAAGCTAGGAGAAAGCAAGATGCCGCTAGAAGTGATGAAATGGGTCCAAATGAGGCCCAAGCATTGCAAAAGGGTGTTGAGGATCATCATCCTGGGAGACGCAGAGAAGGGGAAGAAAGGGACAGCAATGCAGCAGCAGATTGCTTGTTTGCTGGGAATAGCCAAAACCATCATGACCAAAGGCAAGACAATGGCAACCTTGACGAAATGATGGATGAAG GTTTAGATGAAGGTGAAGGAACTGCCCCTCTCCCTGCTCTGGAGCACATTACTCTTCCCTCTGGTCATATTGCAGATGTAAATTCTGTTCTGCTGGTGGGCGGCAATGGCTCGGTGTGTGCTTCCGGCTCCAGAGACCGGAACGTGAACCTGTGGGACCTCAGGCGGGGTCCCAGGGGGGCTCTTCTGCGCACTCTGGGGGGCCGTGGTCTCTTCAGCACACACAGGGGCTGGGTGTGGTGCCTGGCAGCCAGTGGGTCTCTCCTAGCCTCAGGCTCCTTTGACAGTACAGTGCGATTATGGGACCTGGAGGCTGGCGGGGCAGAGAGGGGCCTGATCCGTGGAAAAGCTGCggttctctgtctctcctgtcAGGGGGACACGCTGCTGGCTGGATCCCATGACCAGAAAGTCAGTATTTATGACACTAGAG CTGCAGAGCCTCTTGTCAAGAGCCACCGTCTCCATGGTGACGCTGTACTCTGCCTGGCCTCTGATGAGCAGTACATTCTGTCTGGCAGCAAAGACAACACGGTGGCAGTGTTTGATCGCAGAGCTGGGAGACTGCTGCAGAAAGTACAG cTCAAGTCCTACTTGCTGTCCATGTCATACAGTGGGCGTGAGGTGTGGGCCGGGGATAACCATGGGCTTGTTCACACCTTTTCCATGAGTGAAGGGTCCTTTAAGTCTATAGCCCAGTTCAATGTTGGCCACAAGTCACTGGTGACCGGTGTCCATCACTCTCTTGGCACCCTCTACACATGCTCCTCTGATCGCACTATTAAGGTTCATTTACAGATTTCACTTCACTGA
- the antkmt gene encoding adenine nucleotide translocase lysine N-methyltransferase: MEDDVQEETLAQLKEKRLGGWGILQLAAGTGLAVYAVWAGVLMPGFRRVPLKLQVPYIPASKRQVSNVMTLLKGRSGGFADLGSGDGRIVLEASQQGFSPAVGYELNPWLLRLSRFYAWRAGLSRSVSYRREDLWKVDLSGYKNISVFLAPSVLTLLQEKLLAELPEDALIIAGRFPFPEWTPCKTEGHGVDRAWAYRVEVLRKQNQRTSN; this comes from the exons ATGGAGGATGATGTACAGGAGGAGACTCTTGCACAACTCAAAGAAAAGCGTCTGGGAGGATGGGGCATCCTGCAGCTGGCTGCAGGGACTGGATTGGCTGTCTACGCCGTGTGGGCAGGGGTTTTGATGCCTGGGTTTCGTAGAGTCCCCCTGAAATTACAG GTGCCGTATATTCCAGCTAGTAAGAGACAGGTGTCTAATGTTATGACTCTGCTGAAGGGCCGCTCTGGAGGTTTCGCTGACTTGGGATCAGGTGACGGTAGGATT gtgTTGGAAGCAAGCCAGCAGGGTTTCTCACCCGCTGTAGGCTATGAGCTGAACCCCTGGCTCCTCAGGCTTTCACGCTTTTATGCTTGGAGAGCTGGTCTTTCTAGAAGTGTGTCTTATCGTCGAGAAGACCTGTGGAAG GTTGATCTTTCTGGCTATAAGAATATCTCAGTATTTTTGGCACCAAGTGTG ctTACACTTTTACAAGAGAAGTTGTTGGCAGAGCTCCCTGAAGACGCTTTGATCATTGCTGGACGCTTCCCCTTCCCTGAATGGACACCGTGCAAGACAGAGGGCCACGGTGTGGACAGAGCCTGGGCGTATCGCGTAGAAGTTCTCAGAAAACAGAACCAAAGGACATCAAATTGA